A stretch of Bombina bombina isolate aBomBom1 chromosome 2, aBomBom1.pri, whole genome shotgun sequence DNA encodes these proteins:
- the LOC128647273 gene encoding olfactory receptor 13G1-like produces MNETSTMRFILIGLSHYPYLQPLFFTIFFLIYLMAFAGNVLIAIIISADPRLHTPMYFFLINLSILDICCTTAAIPKMLETLVIKQTSISYSGCISQLYIFTAALSTELILLTVMAYDRYVAICYPLRYKTIMSRTACVCLAGAAWILGSVNSMTHTCLILKLSFREQNIIDHFFCEIPPVLKLANSDTYVNDVVIVASDVLLGMICFILTVISYTYIISTIMKIRSAEKKKKAFSTCASHLTVVTIFYGGVIYTYVRPAFSYPLEADKVVSALYAIASPVLNPIIYSLRNKEVINAINKIFIKRIPQLK; encoded by the coding sequence ATGAATGAAACCTCAACCATGaggtttattttgataggcctcTCGCATTACCCATATCTTCAGCCTCTGTTCTTCACCATATTCTTTCTTATTTACCTAATGGCATTTGCTGGAAATGTTCTGATTGCGATCATCATCAGTGCTGATCCTCGTCTTCACACCCCAATGTATTTTTTCTTAATTAACCTCTCAATTTTGGATATATGTTGTACAACAGCTGCTATTCCCAAAATGTTGGAGACCCTTGTCATAAAGCAAACGTCTATTTCTTATTCTGGCTGTATATCCCAGTTATACATTTTCACTGCAGCTTTAAGTACTGAACTTATCCTGTTGACGGTGATGGCATACGACCGGTATGTGGCAATATGTTATCCGTTGCGTTATAAAACAATTATGAGTAGAACAGCATGTGTATGTTTAGCTGGAGCCGCCTGGATCCTGGGCTCTGTGAACTCAATGACTCACACATGTCTCATATTAAAACTCTCCTTCAGGGAGCAAAACATCATTGATCATTTCTTCTGTGAAATCCCCCCAGTGCTGAAACTGGCCAACTCCGACACATATGTCAATGATGTTGTCATTGTAGCTTCTGATGTACTGCTGGGAATGATTTGCTTCATCTTGACTGTTATTTCTTATACTTATATTATATCAACTATAATGAAAATCcgttcagcagaaaaaaaaaagaaagcttttTCTACCTGTGCTTCCCACCTTACTGTGGTAACTATATTCTATGGAGGTGTCATCTACACATATGTTAGACCTGCTTTCAGCTACCCGTTAGAAGCAGACAAAGTTGTTTCTGCATTATATGCTATTGCATCTCCAGTGCTGAATCCCATCATTTATAGCTTAAGGAACAAGGAAGTCATTAATGCCATTAACAagatttttattaaaagaattccACAACTAAAATGA